One segment of Variovorax sp. PAMC28562 DNA contains the following:
- a CDS encoding ferritin-like domain-containing protein: protein MATDNGEIGVGEPNRDPITGAPGAHPVGTGVGATGGALAGAAAGSLAGPVGTVIGLVAGAVVGGLGGKAVAEGVNPTQEDAYWRENYEKESYYTAGRSYDDYGPAYEMGWSGRAQRGADFDAVEPAMATEWAATRAGRSSLDWPSARPAVQAAWDRADDTYYGKQANGSDIVNHEDLSNDDVVDVLNDLLENARDGEYGFRTCAEQVETANAKQLFASRAEGCRQAGDELVALIRAYGGEPASGGTAAGALHRGWVQIKGSMGADSELSILESCERGEDSGIARYRKALKQSLPADVRAVVQKQADGAQRNHDQIRDLRNAARARA, encoded by the coding sequence ATGGCAACAGACAATGGCGAAATCGGTGTGGGTGAACCCAATCGAGATCCGATCACCGGCGCACCCGGCGCGCACCCGGTCGGCACTGGCGTGGGCGCAACGGGCGGTGCACTGGCAGGCGCTGCAGCCGGCTCGCTCGCCGGCCCTGTCGGGACAGTGATCGGCCTGGTGGCCGGTGCGGTCGTGGGTGGCCTCGGCGGCAAGGCCGTGGCCGAAGGCGTGAACCCGACGCAAGAAGATGCGTACTGGCGCGAGAACTACGAAAAGGAAAGCTACTACACGGCAGGCCGCAGCTATGACGACTACGGCCCGGCTTACGAGATGGGCTGGTCTGGAAGGGCGCAACGTGGAGCCGACTTCGACGCTGTCGAGCCGGCGATGGCGACCGAGTGGGCGGCGACGCGTGCTGGCCGGTCGAGCCTCGACTGGCCGTCGGCACGACCTGCCGTGCAGGCCGCGTGGGACCGTGCAGACGACACCTATTACGGCAAGCAGGCCAACGGCAGCGACATCGTCAATCACGAAGATTTGTCCAACGACGACGTGGTCGATGTGCTCAACGATCTGCTCGAGAACGCACGCGATGGCGAGTATGGTTTTCGCACTTGCGCAGAGCAGGTGGAAACAGCCAATGCGAAGCAACTTTTTGCGAGCCGCGCCGAAGGTTGCCGCCAGGCGGGTGACGAACTCGTCGCGCTGATTCGCGCCTATGGCGGCGAGCCGGCATCGGGTGGTACGGCCGCCGGTGCCCTGCATCGCGGCTGGGTCCAGATCAAGGGCAGCATGGGTGCCGACAGCGAACTGTCGATCCTCGAGTCTTGCGAGCGCGGCGAAGACTCAGGCATTGCGCGTTACAGGAAGGCACTCAAGCAAAGCCTGCCTGCGGATGTTCGCGCGGTCGTTCAGAAGCAGGCAGACGGCGCCCAGCGCAACCATGATCAGATTCGTGATCTGAGGAATGCGGCGCGCGCGCGTGCCTGA
- a CDS encoding DUF2252 family protein, producing the protein MPTLKNHASDPSVRAPVPDQRLPILVAARNAKMARSAHAYVRGNTARFYDWLDSVERVALPEGPSIWICGDCHIGNLGPVADVRGELAIEIRDFDQTVVGNPAHDLVRLGLSLASAARGSDLPGVITARMIEQLSLGYTDAFAPRKVSRPLLKPMTVAQAMREAKQRTWRHLARERIEGATRKIPLGKRFWPVSEAERESVQRLVHGTEVHSLVTRLSHRDNAAEVRMLDVAYWMKGCSSLGRLRYAVLVDVGRDTAQGRDFCLLDIKEAITAVAPHDRDEGLMPPDNANRVVAGAKAMSPFLGSRMHADRVVRRSVFVRELLPQDLKLEFSQLSVDEAMTAAYYLARVVGASHARQMDEATRKAWRKELVSSHSKVIDAPPWLWTSVVELVASHEKGYLDHCRRYALATSTAAPR; encoded by the coding sequence ATGCCTACTTTGAAGAATCACGCTTCGGATCCATCCGTGCGCGCGCCGGTGCCCGATCAACGTCTGCCCATCCTCGTGGCAGCACGCAACGCCAAGATGGCGCGTTCCGCGCATGCCTATGTTCGCGGCAATACCGCGCGGTTCTACGACTGGCTCGACTCCGTCGAACGCGTCGCCCTGCCTGAAGGTCCCTCGATCTGGATTTGCGGGGACTGCCATATCGGCAATCTCGGACCGGTGGCCGACGTCCGTGGCGAGCTCGCCATCGAGATCCGCGACTTCGATCAGACGGTCGTCGGCAATCCGGCACACGACCTCGTTCGGCTGGGACTTTCATTGGCCTCTGCAGCGCGTGGCTCGGATCTGCCGGGCGTCATCACGGCGCGAATGATCGAGCAGCTGAGCCTCGGGTACACAGATGCCTTTGCGCCGCGCAAGGTATCCCGACCTCTGCTCAAACCAATGACCGTGGCGCAGGCAATGCGCGAAGCAAAGCAGCGCACCTGGCGTCACCTCGCCAGGGAACGCATCGAAGGCGCGACCCGAAAGATTCCGCTCGGCAAGCGCTTCTGGCCAGTTTCCGAAGCGGAGCGAGAAAGCGTTCAGCGGCTGGTCCATGGTACAGAGGTCCACAGCCTCGTCACGCGCCTCAGTCATCGTGACAATGCAGCAGAGGTGCGCATGCTCGACGTTGCGTACTGGATGAAAGGGTGCAGCTCGCTCGGTCGACTTCGCTATGCCGTGCTCGTCGACGTTGGACGCGACACCGCCCAAGGCCGCGACTTTTGTCTACTGGACATCAAGGAAGCGATCACTGCAGTCGCTCCGCATGACCGGGATGAAGGTCTTATGCCCCCTGACAATGCAAACCGTGTTGTAGCGGGCGCCAAGGCGATGTCACCGTTTCTCGGGAGTCGCATGCACGCGGATCGCGTAGTGCGCCGTTCGGTGTTCGTGCGCGAACTGCTGCCACAAGACCTGAAGCTTGAATTTTCCCAGCTGAGTGTGGATGAAGCCATGACGGCGGCGTATTACCTTGCTCGCGTCGTCGGTGCCTCACACGCCAGGCAGATGGACGAAGCCACGCGAAAGGCGTGGCGCAAGGAGCTTGTGTCGAGTCACTCGAAGGTGATTGACGCGCCACCTTGGCTATGGACCAGCGTGGTGGAGCTTGTCGCGTCACATGAAAAAGGTTATCTCGACCATTGCCGACGATATGCCCTTGCAACGTCGACTGCGGCGCCGCGCTGA
- a CDS encoding AI-2E family transporter — protein MIGLVTGAMIIAALYFGREILIPLALAFLLGFVLDPLVMRLKRWGMPRAAAVIVVVIFALGMVGLAGVFLGSQVSTLSAELPTYQSNIKTKLHDLRESANRPGMFDGVVKTFNTFKNEVDQASPVAPSGTSASPAPGSAPTKGSATPPQPQPQRVQLTERPPSAFQQALNWLEVASGPLANAGIVLVFVVLILLDRLDLRDRLLRLWGGSLHRSTDAMDEAGQRISKYLTMQLVVNLSYGVPMAVGLWFIGVPGAMLWGAVAAVMRFVPYIGPMISAVFPLTLAFAVDPGWSMVLWTIGLIAALEMLSNNVIEPWLYGASTGLSAMSLMVSATFWTALWGPVGLIMSTPLTVCLLVIGRHLPRLRFLDVLLGSQPALDTPTRIYQRLIAGDVEEASELANEQVVDGNVIGFYGEVGLPVLRMASSDHASVATAEHRHRVVMGMDAVIDDLLEQQPAPEAADGARLVCIGGKWEVDSLAARMLAHALSLENYPAAHRPAGTVNADYIAALALDGVQVVCLSYLSPEPAVQARHFCRRLKRRWPDVQIVLGLWNAPAELLGEEACKSLGADAVVTSIGEAAVRITALMGAQLSEGFMEAVVPEADAQRVVALHASGALDVRAQPLFDAASKRAADIFDVPMAMVSFIDDDSQQVRGSFGSLRSAEAAALVRADDMHMPRSSSMCGHVVANAQTLVVPDVARDLRFAGNPALQSNGLRFYAGAPLRDIGGQVLGTLCLLDTEPHALNQREVRLLEAMADDLMDALRASVVQWGDAVPPSTPAQGALGATLGQPIPAA, from the coding sequence ATGATCGGCCTCGTTACCGGAGCCATGATCATCGCCGCGCTGTACTTCGGCCGCGAAATCCTGATTCCGCTGGCGCTCGCGTTCCTGCTCGGCTTCGTGCTCGACCCCCTCGTCATGCGGCTGAAACGTTGGGGCATGCCTCGTGCGGCTGCAGTCATCGTCGTCGTGATCTTTGCCCTGGGCATGGTCGGTCTGGCCGGCGTGTTTCTCGGAAGCCAGGTGAGCACGCTGAGTGCAGAGCTGCCGACATACCAAAGCAACATCAAGACGAAGCTGCACGATCTTCGCGAAAGCGCCAACCGCCCCGGCATGTTCGACGGTGTGGTCAAGACCTTCAACACCTTCAAGAACGAGGTGGATCAGGCTTCTCCCGTTGCACCGTCCGGTACATCGGCCAGCCCGGCGCCGGGTAGCGCGCCGACGAAGGGCAGTGCGACGCCGCCGCAGCCGCAGCCGCAGCGCGTGCAGCTGACGGAACGACCGCCCTCCGCCTTTCAGCAGGCGCTCAACTGGCTGGAGGTCGCCAGCGGTCCGCTTGCGAATGCCGGCATCGTCCTGGTCTTCGTCGTGTTGATCTTGCTGGACCGCCTCGACTTGAGAGACAGGTTGTTGCGGCTCTGGGGCGGCAGCCTGCACCGGTCGACCGATGCGATGGACGAGGCCGGCCAGCGCATCAGCAAGTACCTCACCATGCAGCTTGTCGTCAACCTGAGTTATGGCGTGCCGATGGCTGTCGGGCTCTGGTTTATCGGTGTACCCGGCGCGATGCTCTGGGGCGCCGTGGCGGCGGTGATGCGCTTCGTGCCCTACATCGGCCCGATGATCTCGGCAGTGTTCCCGCTGACGCTGGCTTTCGCGGTCGACCCAGGTTGGAGCATGGTGCTCTGGACCATCGGACTCATCGCCGCGCTGGAGATGCTCAGCAACAACGTGATCGAACCCTGGCTCTACGGCGCGAGCACCGGGTTGTCGGCAATGTCGCTGATGGTGTCGGCCACCTTCTGGACTGCGTTGTGGGGCCCGGTCGGGCTGATCATGTCGACGCCGCTCACCGTGTGCCTGCTGGTGATCGGGCGGCACCTTCCGCGCTTGCGTTTTCTCGATGTGCTGCTGGGCAGCCAGCCGGCCCTGGACACGCCCACCCGCATCTATCAGCGGCTCATTGCCGGCGATGTCGAGGAAGCCAGCGAACTGGCTAACGAGCAGGTGGTCGACGGCAACGTGATCGGCTTCTACGGCGAAGTCGGCCTGCCTGTCTTGCGCATGGCGTCGAGCGACCACGCGAGCGTTGCCACGGCCGAGCATCGGCACCGCGTCGTGATGGGCATGGACGCCGTCATCGACGACCTGCTCGAGCAGCAGCCGGCGCCGGAAGCGGCCGATGGTGCGCGGCTGGTTTGCATCGGTGGCAAGTGGGAAGTCGATAGCCTGGCCGCGCGCATGCTCGCCCACGCGCTGTCGCTTGAAAATTACCCCGCCGCCCACCGCCCCGCAGGGACGGTCAACGCAGACTACATCGCTGCCCTGGCGCTCGATGGGGTGCAGGTCGTCTGCCTGTCTTATCTGAGTCCCGAACCGGCGGTGCAGGCCAGACACTTTTGCAGACGCCTCAAGCGGCGCTGGCCCGACGTGCAGATCGTGCTCGGCCTGTGGAACGCCCCGGCCGAGCTGCTCGGCGAAGAAGCGTGCAAGTCGCTCGGCGCCGATGCCGTGGTCACATCGATCGGGGAGGCGGCGGTGCGCATCACCGCATTGATGGGGGCGCAACTCAGCGAAGGTTTCATGGAGGCGGTCGTGCCCGAAGCAGACGCACAGCGGGTCGTGGCATTGCATGCGAGCGGCGCGCTGGACGTACGGGCGCAGCCCCTCTTCGATGCAGCCTCCAAGCGCGCGGCCGATATTTTTGATGTGCCGATGGCGATGGTGTCGTTCATCGACGATGACTCGCAACAGGTCAGGGGTTCATTCGGCAGTCTGCGCAGCGCCGAAGCCGCTGCACTGGTGCGTGCCGACGACATGCACATGCCCCGCTCATCCTCGATGTGCGGCCACGTCGTCGCCAACGCACAAACACTGGTCGTGCCAGACGTTGCCAGAGACCTGCGCTTTGCCGGCAATCCGGCGCTGCAATCGAACGGGCTTCGCTTTTACGCCGGTGCGCCGCTGCGTGACATCGGAGGCCAAGTGCTCGGCACTCTCTGCCTGCTGGACACCGAGCCGCATGCGCTCAACCAGCGCGAGGTTCGCCTGCTCGAGGCAATGGCAGATGACTTGATGGACGCGCTGCGCGCAAGCGTCGTGCAATGGGGCGATGCGGTGCCGCCGTCAACGCCAGCACAGGGCGCTTTGGGCGCGACTTTGGGACAACCGATTCCAGCGGCATAG